The stretch of DNA TTGCTGGAGAATGATCTGAGCGACAAAGAACTTGTCCAAGATAGACTTCGAAGCAGTAATATCAGGCTAAGTGGCGGATTGTCCGTGCTAGTGCTCGATATTGCAAGGTACGATGCTTCAGGCAAGTATAACGGGTATTTACGCGATCGAATCTGTTCACTTTTTAAGACAGAGCATCTGATTTTTTATAATAAGTACATCGTCAGTGTCAAAGAACGGGATCTTGAAGCAGCTCCGAGAATGGAACTCGGGCCTGATATTTACGAATTTCTGATCTCCAATCAGATTCGCCTCGGAATTAGCAGTGAATTCGCGGATATTATGAATTGCCGGAAATATTATCTGCAATCGGTCAAGGCACTGGAGATCGGCCTGATTGTCCTGCCTGCCGAACCGGTAATCCAATATTCTGATGTGCAGCTGTATGACATGTTATCTTCCTATTCAGAGAGTGATTACCAGGATGTGTGTCATCCGGCGCTGATTACTTTGCGGGAATATGATGAGAAGCACCATGCCGACCTGTACCACACGCTATTTACTTATCTGAAGAACAACCAGCAGTTGCAAAAAACTGCAGACGAGCTGTTTATCCACCGCAACACTATGCGATATCGCCTGCAGCAGATCAGTGAGTTCATTCATATTGATCTAAACAATATTGATAACGTTCTCAAATTATATATGTCCTATAAAATGATCGCTTACCTTGATAGATTGAGAGAATAGTTTTTAGCGGAACTTTATTCTCACTCCGGTAGTCCTCAAGGATTTCGAAAGAAGACTACTGTTCGCATAGTGTTTTAACTTCCTATTTAGCTCTGCAGCTGCCTCTGATATCCACTTCCAATAATCATACGCGGCCATCTTTACAAATTTTAGAGAAAAACCGATATAGATTATTGAGTACTGGCTATACGAGGGGGATAAGACTTTTGAAAATGGCTAATGGACTGTTAATTACAGTATGGCTGCTCTTTATGGGCTATAAAGCGGTGACAATTACACCTGATCCGTATGATTTTGAGGCTCAGTCGCTTCGAGCCCTAACGATGATACTCTTATTCGTCCAATTAATCGGTTGGGCATTTTCATTTTCGAAGCCGTTTGTTACATTTTGTTTCATGCTCGCTTCTACTGTTGTAAGTATTCTTTACGTGCTTGGCGGCGAGTCTCAATACTTACTTATGGCATTCATAACTATAATTTTCGCCATTCTCTCGCTGGCTGCTCACAGTGAAGTAAAGAAAAATAAGCTAAATGCCAAGAAACAAACCAAGCAGTCCGCTTAATGCGGCTGCTTGGTTTGTTTGATTCTCGGAGCGTTATGCTTCACAAGAGGGATTCGACGGAACTTACTCATCTGGTCCCATACATCATGAGCAGCTTTCCAGTTTCCTTTGCTAACGCAATATAGGTAACTCCGCCTAGATGCCCTGGAGGCAGCGTTCCTTCAATTATCCAAGCTTCTGCCACAGGGTTGTAGCTGATCGCAAAAGGGGATTCCTCCAAGATAGAAGCGCATTGTTCCGCCAAGAATCGGAAGATAGCCTTCGCAGCTGCATGTTCATCTGGAAGTTCACCAAAAGAAATGCCCTCCCCCACCCGATCATTCTGGATGAGAGTGTCCCGTTCAGCGAAATAGAGCTCGTATCTTCCAATCAAATTCTCATCGTCCATATCACGCTCCACCAGCCCATATTCGATGGTCGTTTCCTTTTGGTGGACCTTGTTTCTACTCTTCTTCTTAAAGTTGACTTTTACAGTGATTTGATTCACGCGAAGCCGATCTCGTTCCCGCTCCTGTTCTGCGAATAATTCCTCCCAACCATCCATAAAACCCATCTTGATTCATCTCCAATGCCGGTTTAATCCTGTAATTCTCTAAAGATC from Paenibacillus sp. CAA11 encodes:
- a CDS encoding NTF2 fold immunity protein, producing MGFMDGWEELFAEQERERDRLRVNQITVKVNFKKKSRNKVHQKETTIEYGLVERDMDDENLIGRYELYFAERDTLIQNDRVGEGISFGELPDEHAAAKAIFRFLAEQCASILEESPFAISYNPVAEAWIIEGTLPPGHLGGVTYIALAKETGKLLMMYGTR